A stretch of Spirosoma oryzicola DNA encodes these proteins:
- the pepT gene encoding peptidase T, which yields MLTNRFANYSYTAVDRFLRYVQIDTQSDPQSTTNPSTEKQKDLSRVLVQELHDMGLSDVELDAWGYVYATIPATTDKANVPTLCLCSHVDTSPDVTGAGVKPIIHTHWNGSDIVLPDDATQMIRVHEHPDLQHQIGNDIITASGTTLLGADNKAGVAEIMDAAHFLLTHPDVKHGRIRLLFTPDEEVGRGTEKVDMQKLDANFGYTIDGEALGTLEDETFSADAVTITVQGVSTHPGFAKGKLENALKIAADLLASLPKEHLSPETTEDKEGFVHPTRFEGNQDQAVLEFIIRDFTEVGLQEKETYLQNKLNDVLKSYPGSSAQLLVKEQYRNMKKVLDQHPDVVENALEAIRRAGLSAERRSIRGGTDGSRLSFMGLPCPNIFAGEHAFHSRLEWVSVQDMHKAVEVIVNLVQVWEERS from the coding sequence ATGCTAACCAATCGCTTCGCCAATTATTCCTACACCGCTGTTGATCGCTTTCTTCGCTACGTTCAGATCGATACCCAGTCTGATCCGCAGTCAACGACGAACCCCAGCACCGAAAAACAAAAAGACCTCAGCCGTGTACTCGTGCAGGAGTTGCACGACATGGGCCTTTCCGACGTAGAACTCGATGCGTGGGGATACGTTTACGCCACCATACCCGCCACGACCGATAAAGCAAACGTACCAACCCTTTGCCTATGCTCGCACGTCGATACGTCGCCCGATGTAACGGGCGCGGGCGTGAAACCGATTATTCATACCCACTGGAACGGTTCCGATATTGTATTGCCCGATGACGCTACGCAGATGATTCGGGTGCATGAGCATCCTGATTTACAGCATCAGATTGGCAACGATATCATTACGGCCAGCGGAACCACCTTGCTCGGGGCAGACAACAAAGCGGGTGTCGCCGAAATCATGGACGCTGCCCATTTTTTGCTGACTCACCCAGACGTAAAACACGGACGAATTCGGTTGCTGTTTACGCCGGACGAAGAAGTCGGTCGGGGTACCGAGAAAGTCGATATGCAAAAGCTGGACGCCAATTTCGGCTATACCATCGACGGCGAAGCCCTGGGGACACTTGAAGACGAAACGTTCTCGGCGGATGCCGTCACCATCACCGTTCAGGGCGTTAGTACGCACCCCGGTTTTGCGAAGGGCAAGCTCGAAAACGCCCTAAAAATTGCCGCTGATCTGCTGGCTTCGCTGCCCAAAGAGCACCTGTCCCCCGAAACAACCGAGGATAAGGAAGGCTTTGTGCATCCGACGCGTTTTGAAGGTAATCAGGATCAGGCCGTGCTGGAATTCATCATTCGCGATTTTACCGAAGTGGGCTTGCAGGAGAAAGAAACGTACCTGCAAAACAAACTAAACGATGTGCTGAAAAGCTATCCAGGCTCGTCGGCGCAACTGCTCGTAAAAGAACAGTACCGCAACATGAAAAAAGTACTGGATCAGCATCCCGATGTGGTTGAGAACGCGCTCGAAGCCATCCGTCGGGCCGGCTTATCGGCTGAACGGCGGAGTATCCGGGGGGGGACCGACGGCTCGCGGTTGTCCTTCATGGGCTTGCCCTGCCCCAATATATTCGCTGGTGAACACGCATTCCACTCCCGGCTGGAGTGGGTGTCGGTGCAGGATATGCACAAAGCCGTTGAGGTGATTGTTAATCTGGTTCAGGTTTGGGAAGAGCGTAGCTAG
- a CDS encoding SGNH/GDSL hydrolase family protein — protein sequence MTTFFRVIALFCVGALLAMTTANPTRVVFFGDSITQAGVNPGGYIDRLKSLLPANQYELIGAGIGGNKIYDLYLRMDDDVLAKKPDVVVVWVGVNDVWHKASSGTGTDADKFVRFYEAVVKKLQAANARVVLCTPAAIGEKTDMSNQQDGDLNQYSQLIRDIAKKNNLPLVDLRKAFLDYNLKHNPDNKEKGILTTDRVHLNDAGNQFVAEQMQKVLATLK from the coding sequence ATGACTACTTTTTTTCGCGTAATCGCCCTTTTTTGCGTTGGCGCCTTGCTGGCTATGACAACCGCCAACCCTACCCGTGTTGTGTTTTTCGGTGATTCGATTACCCAGGCGGGGGTTAATCCGGGCGGCTACATTGATCGCCTGAAATCGTTGCTGCCCGCCAATCAGTATGAATTAATCGGTGCAGGTATTGGTGGTAACAAGATTTACGATCTATACCTGCGGATGGATGACGATGTACTGGCCAAGAAACCCGATGTTGTCGTGGTGTGGGTTGGCGTCAACGACGTATGGCACAAAGCTTCGTCGGGTACCGGAACCGATGCCGACAAGTTTGTGCGGTTTTACGAAGCCGTCGTCAAGAAGTTACAGGCGGCCAATGCGCGCGTTGTGCTATGTACACCCGCTGCTATCGGCGAAAAGACGGACATGTCGAACCAGCAGGATGGCGATCTGAACCAGTACAGCCAGCTAATCCGTGATATTGCTAAAAAGAACAATCTGCCGCTGGTCGATTTGCGCAAAGCATTCCTAGACTACAACCTCAAGCACAACCCTGACAACAAAGAGAAAGGCATCCTGACGACCGACCGCGTTCACCTCAACGACGCCGGTAATCAGTTTGTAGCCGAACAGATGCAGAAAGTCCTGGCTACGCTCAAATAA
- a CDS encoding gluconate:H+ symporter, which translates to MPLFLTLIGILTLVFLVAFVRLDTFISFVLVSLGIGLASGMSVQEVGKSIQTGIGGTLGDLVLIIGFGAMLGRIVAESGAARRITNVLIKLFGIKNIRWGLALAGFVVGIPLFYNAGFIIVVPLIFTIAASSRLPLLSIAVPMLSALSVAHGYLPPHPSPSAVAGQLNANIGQTLLYGLIVAIPAIVIAGPIFGKTLVNMKVTPDKDLFDIREVPDENLPGTGISFFVALLPVLLLTTFGPLKTVFPDSSPLKTIVTLMAEPYIGMLISVLTAVYTLSIRRGQTMKAVTKDLEEAVKAIAPILLVIAGAGALKQIFTDSGTSKYIGTMLADVAIPPLVLAWGIAAFIRVCVGSATVAGLTTSGIIWPLIQNQPIKPELMVLAIGSGSLMFSHINDGGFWLFKEYFNLSITQTIRTWSLMETIVSVVGLLGVLALNLVV; encoded by the coding sequence TTAACGCTGATTGGAATACTTACCCTTGTCTTTTTAGTTGCATTTGTTCGTTTAGATACCTTTATTTCCTTTGTTCTTGTTTCGCTCGGTATCGGCCTGGCTTCGGGCATGTCCGTGCAGGAAGTCGGCAAATCCATTCAAACCGGCATTGGCGGTACGCTGGGTGATCTGGTATTGATCATTGGATTCGGGGCCATGCTGGGCCGCATCGTGGCCGAGAGCGGGGCCGCCCGACGAATCACCAACGTACTCATCAAGCTGTTCGGCATCAAAAACATTCGGTGGGGGCTGGCCCTGGCAGGTTTTGTCGTCGGGATTCCGCTTTTCTATAATGCCGGTTTTATCATCGTCGTTCCGTTGATTTTTACTATAGCTGCATCGTCGCGGCTGCCCTTGCTGTCCATCGCGGTACCCATGCTATCGGCTCTTTCAGTAGCGCATGGTTATCTGCCTCCGCACCCGTCGCCCTCGGCGGTGGCTGGACAACTTAACGCCAATATTGGGCAGACGCTTCTGTACGGGTTGATCGTGGCCATCCCCGCCATTGTAATCGCCGGTCCGATCTTCGGGAAAACGCTGGTCAACATGAAAGTGACGCCGGATAAAGATCTATTCGATATTCGCGAAGTACCCGACGAGAATTTACCCGGTACAGGCATCAGCTTTTTTGTCGCGTTATTACCGGTGTTACTGCTAACCACGTTTGGTCCGCTGAAAACAGTTTTCCCTGACTCGTCGCCCCTGAAAACAATCGTTACGTTGATGGCCGAACCGTATATCGGGATGCTAATATCCGTTTTAACGGCTGTGTATACACTGAGTATCCGTCGGGGCCAGACCATGAAAGCTGTAACGAAAGATCTGGAAGAAGCCGTTAAAGCCATTGCGCCGATCCTACTGGTTATTGCCGGGGCGGGTGCGTTGAAGCAGATTTTTACCGATAGCGGCACAAGCAAATACATCGGTACCATGCTGGCTGACGTGGCCATTCCACCGCTGGTACTGGCTTGGGGGATTGCTGCCTTCATTCGGGTGTGTGTGGGTTCGGCAACGGTAGCGGGCCTAACTACGTCGGGTATTATCTGGCCGTTGATCCAGAATCAGCCGATCAAACCAGAATTGATGGTGCTGGCAATCGGGTCGGGAAGCCTGATGTTTTCGCACATCAACGACGGGGGATTCTGGTTGTTCAAGGAATATTTTAACCTGAGTATCACGCAGACCATCCGAACCTGGTCGCTGATGGAAACCATCGTGTCGGTCGTTGGCTTGCTGGGCGTATTAGCACTTAATCTGGTCGTATAA